ACATCAATTTTCAGAAATACAGGATCTACTAGGAAGTTACAGTACCATTCAGAGTACGGAAACCACCTCATGAATGAGTACGTAGGCTACTAAGAACAAATAATAAGTAAAAAgaacgagagagagagagagagagagagaggcagCCATAGATTGAAAAGGCAAGACAAAAGAAGTCTAGTGTGGGAAGATTGAAGGAGAGAATTATGTTAGAAGCAGCATCTTGGTGGAGCTATCAAGCCAAAAACATTTTACGGTCAACTACTTCAGAGAGGCTATGCCAAGAATAATATCTGGGAGACGATAGCAGCACCAGACAGTTTTCACAATGAACAATTTGAGGATAAAAACACATTTTCATAGCAAATATGCGAAGGGATATATATAAAAGTGGATATGTACTTCggcaataaaataaaaagaagtgaaagaacACCATAAGTTGCAGTGTAGCTGCCCAACAGAGACAATGATGAGGTATGAATAGATGACACATGGGTGATCTGACTAGAGAGATTAAGGAGGAGATGTCCTAAATGGGTCAAGCGACTCAAGCCCTTGCAGAGAATCAAAGTTACTAAGATTTCTTGGAACTGAGATTAAACAATGTAGACTCACATTCTAGCTGACGGTCTATCACCTTCTGGATTCAGCCTCTGCCACGCATAAGGTTTCTGAGCAGTATCCAAGGCCCAAGCATCAGAAAGAACTCTTTTCcctggaaataaatgaaaatcaaacatatcgaGTACATACAAGGAGGGCTAAGTGACAAAGAACTAAAAACGCCATGCAGCATATATATGTTCAACATAAAACTCTTAATGCATATGAAAGGCAAGCTGCAGTAGCTAGACTTTGCAGAAATGAGTTACAGCATTCACCATTCAACCAAGTCAGCTTGTTTCAAAATTATGGATATGGATTATGTAGCAGTTGGGAGAGCAAGGAAAAGAGTCTTCCCATCATCTTTAATCAATCACGTTACAGGCATTTATaaagataaaaaatttaacAGTTTATCCTTTGATTGTGAGATGATAAAGTGATGCTACAGCTGCATATTTACTTTTTCTGCTCCTAAGGTATGCCATATGCCCAGCAACTGTTAATAAAATGTGCATAGCTAATCTTCAAAATTCACATTATTATGGATACATCACACTGATACTGAAACATTAGGAAAAATAGATGTGGTCAGATCATGCTATGACACCATTGGagtaaaaatgtgaaaaactaAGCTAGATCAAGACATAACTATCCATCATGTGATTCcaaatatgaaatttatttaTGACTACATAGTCAGTGAGAAAACAATCATTCAATGAACTAAGCCTCAATCCCAAATCAATCGGGGCTGGCCAACTATATGTATCGTCTATATTAATTCTGTTCTATATAGGTCCATTTCATCGAATACTTAATATTTTTGCTTGGGCAAATTAGAGGTTCTCTAAATCTCACAATTATCTCTACATGAACGATCAGTTTAATCCCAACTAGTTGGCATCACCTATACAAACACTTTGTTGGCATCATGCTCCTACTTTGTTTCCATTGTGTTCTAATCTTTGTTAAATCTGTATAGATTCCTCGAGACTTTAGGTCTTTTGAGACAACTATACTTCAAGTGATTTTGCTCatatatcatctcctttttatACATTTAACTCACATCTCATACGGACTGACTGGAGCATCTGGAGGCCTACATAAGGCATGACTAAACTATtccatgcaatttttttttcattttatctcTTTTTATAACCGTGGTGTTCAGACAGCTTgagcgcacctcgactaattccccAGGGTACCTGCTATCTCCCACCAGCATATGTACCGGCTAACTTtgtccacctagtgtttttgtctcCGCTAGGATTTGAACCtaagacctcatggttctcaacccacttcattgaccactaggtcaAACCCTTAGGTGCTCTTCATTTTATCTTATGTGAAGAACGTAGACCTTGGCTCTAAGTTAAACCAAAAAAGCTAGCTTTTGAAATGAGGATTGCCCAATACCATATAAGGAGACAAACAAACATATCCTCAAGACCTCAACCCATTGTAGGATTCTAAATTTCTAATtacccccccccaccccacccccccaagAACCCCCAACCAaacacacaaaaacaagatcatacATTAGGAGCAAGGACACGACAATATAAGGCCCCAACATTTTGGTAAACCAAAAATAAGGACAGGTCTCACTCTTCAtaccatgttaagaaaatagATATTAGGCCTAACTCAATTCTAAAAATAGCTCATGAGGAAAGGTACCTAACATAATATAAGGAGACAACAACACATACCCTCAACCAATATAGGACTCTAACATCTTCATATGTGCCACTTGCACTGTCTGTCAAACTTGATAATTTCTAATCTTGTATACTTTATATCAACCTAAGCATTTGCATTTCCAGGAAATTTATCATATGACTATGTTTGGCCTAAGAGGCCAACCCTCACTCTCGCATAAGACTGTTGGTCTGATAAATGTTCTATAAAATCAGAGTTTACTTTGGGTATTTTTTGCTCTTACATCTTCTCTTATTTTTGGGGAGGGGGGTTAAACTAGCCagtgcatttatatattttcttgctttgatTTGCCCTAAAACCCTAAATATTGTGCTCACCATCATTGCCACTGACGGATACCAGATATCTTTGTGCAACCAAGTCCATTACATGGCCATACCGCGGTCCAGGACCTTGACCTTGAACAACAACTCTAGAAACAAACAAGGTAATTAGTCATGGACCAAGAGCTGTATAATAATTGAAAAGGGAGAAGAAATTCAACTGCATAGAAGCTAACCTGTGCCACTTGAATTTGTCATTTGTCAAATCAAGCACATAAAGATCATCAGTTGAATGCCCTGCTGGTCCTATCCCACCCTAGTAACGAAAAAACAATAGGAATAGATATTAGTAGTTATTGTTTCTAATGATCATTTTAATACTAACAATACAACCGATACACTTCCATTTCTCTTTCTAATCACCTGAAAGACAACCATTGTTCCAACAGCAGCAGCAGCATGTGCAGCTCTTGGTGAAGGTGGCTCACCAGCAGGTCTAAGTCTGGTTAATTCAAGAAACACTAAATCATTACCACCACTATAAAAATAGTTTCCAAATCCCTGTTTAAACCCatccacccaaaaaaaaaaaaaaaaaaaaaggagaggaagAGGGAAGCAGATCCTAAGAATTAGAgataacaacacacacacaaacctGGTCCATTTTCTGGTAAGAACATCATATGAATGAATACAATTTAGTTACACCAGCCAGCCCTAATCAAGATTCATACCAATTAAGCAAAAGTGtcaattcaagaaacaacaaaGAATCAATCTTTAGACAAAACTAACAATTGGGTCACAAGAGAAAGAATTAGAATTACTTATGCCAGGGGCAGCACCACTGCCACCCTCAATAGCAGTGGCACCACCAAAGAGTATGAGTCTTGGACCATGAGTCTTGGTAGCAGCTATAGCAGTAAGCGTATGACCACAACGTGGACCTGGGCATCTTCATCTGTATCCCAAAACGTCTCTAATATACGATAGGTTGGAGCCAGATGTAGCCACGGCTTCGAACCCATCACCAACTAAATTACTACAACTTTTTTTCAACTCTACAACAAACTTGTTATTATTTGCAGACCAAAAAAACTGTGTATGACAGAACATAAAGCTGGATATTTGGATCCAAGCTTTAGGCTTTGTGTGTATGAATCTTGAAATAGGCCACAAAAAGGGAAATTACTAAAAGTAGTAGTAATACAGGGTAGCAGCAGTAGCAGCTGGCTTTTACTCACTTTCCAAAGTTAGGCACGGAAAGGGGCATactgttaatttttttttaaaataattttttgttgatAAAAGTGAAGGAATGGCAGAAAAATTAAATCGATGAAGATGATGAACTACAAAGTTTTTAACAGGGGCAGAGAACAAAGAGAGAGTTTATCTTTCATCTTTGTGTTGTTAATTTGGGAAATGATGTCCGAAGACCAGAGATTAGTCAACAAGAGTACACCCTCCTAGTCTTAATTACCTGTTTAACTAAgcttattttttctcaaaaaattactttaaaaaataacgTGTTTGATTAGATTTTAGGGacaaaataagtattttgaaagtaataGAAATAATTTTGATTAAAAAGCTACCGGGTGNNNNNNNNNNNNNNNNNNNNNNNNNNNNNNNNNNNNNNNNNNNNNNNNNNNNNNNNNNNNNNNNNNNNNNNNNNNNNNNNNNNNNNNNNNNNNNNNNNNNATGTTCAAATTATTTATAGATACCAAAGTTAAATTTTATCTATGTTTCGTATTTCTCTTTCATCGTTGTGCTTTGGGGTATCTCTCAACTCAATTCATTGAGCCATTTTGGACTTTTTCGTTCTCTTAATTCAGTCGTTGACCCATAAGTTTCTTTGGGAGACTTACTTCTTAGCATATTGAGAGTTTCTCAACTCAAGGTTAAAGAGCATGTATGAATTTACTAATTTTACACTCACTTCTCAACCGGTATATACGTGCAATAGGGTGTCAGAAAATATACTTATCCCTTTTTTGTTGTTTAAGAGCTTTCAAAAaagtttatgatgtttttgactAAACAACCTACTAAAAATTTCTAGATTGAAAAATCTTTCACGCCCTATCCTAAAGCAAATTTTACTGCGAAAATTGTACAGTCCACGTGTTTTTTCACAAACATATGTATGCAAACAACAAGAAGAAAAGAACCGAAATAAGACTGTACGTGGTAGTTTTAGTAATTTAAATGTCATTAGCTCCTaaccaaataaaaaatagcTCTTGCATAGTTCCTAACCACAAATAAAAGAAGTAGCTCTTACTTACTCTTGCTTTCATTAACATTGGGTTGCTTTCCTTCCAAACAAAGGACCAACTTTTGCAATAAATATACGCTTTGAATTCACCATGttacaaattatttttaaaaagaaaatctattttttgtttAGATTAAACGCAGCTTGATAAGTTCCAGGGAGGTTGCTTAAACTGTACATTTTCTGGACATCTAAAACCAAAAAGCACATGTTCATTAAAAAATTGGAACAAATAATTACTGAAGCAAAAAAATCATTACTTCTCaatcaaattttctaagtggGCTTAGGTTTCTCTAAAGCAGAAAAAGGACAAGGTAAAGATTAAAAACAAAATGATTAGTTAATTAGCAAGATCCTTCTTTTCCTAAATAGAAACATTAAAAGTATGGTAATCAACTAGTCAAACACCAGGTTTCCAAAgggaaatcgaagcaaatttggATGAATCTAATTATTGTAATGTGTTATTCCCttcggttcaaaataagtgtccatttaacacttattttgaaccaaaataaaaaaggctAAATGAACACTTATTATGAACCGAAGAGAGTAACAAATTTGTTTAACCTTTGTTTATCTTTCGGATAATTAATGTGCTATTGATATAACAAATTTACAATTTCGAGATTAAGTATTGATATACATACAcgtttcgaaaaaaaaaaaaaaaaggagtttgAAGTACGAGAACAAACACATTTAATTTATTACTTTTTAGCGTGAGgtcatttttgttttaaatattaaaatcgtTATATATGTGCAAGCAATTTGTTATCTCATAATACTTGCTCACAATTGGTACATACAGCAAACAAgtataaaatacatattttacgAAAGGTTTATCACTTAATCACAGTCAGTTATTCGATTTTTTTAGTCTCAATTTATCAATTTTACTGgagctttattttattttattcttgatATCTAGAAGAAAGAATGATGCAGAATTTACGTTGATTTCAAAGCTCTCAATTTTAGACTTTCAACTCCCAAGTCTACAATTTGACCAGTACGCAGCCATTTTACTTGCGCAATTAGGTATCTGtggcttttttattttacatatcttttaagaaatattaattaagagGGGATTTTGACTATCTTATAtgtatttatctatttttagtaaaaaTAATGAAAGCGACACACAAATAGAGTAAGCATATCATGAATAGAGATCACTAGTTTGAGATTACTAGTTTTACTGACCTAACTTATAGTTTGTTTGGTCAAACttctaaaatcaacttattttaaaaaatattttttttaaaagtgttttAATATACTTTTAGTGAGAAGCTTGATTTGTGTTTggtgattaatttaaaaatctTTGAGCAATTAGTATTTAatgcttttaaaaagtgtttacgtgtattttttttttgaaagtctttAGTCTTAGAAATTCATAAATAAGTTTATTAAGGATTTTGAGAAAACCCGACATAAGACTCGACtttgttttttgctttttctatttcttttctcGTTTTTTTGTTGGTTTACATGAGTAAACCATCCGTATCTTTCTTGTTCCACTAGCTAGAAGATAATTGAAAATTTTCCCTTTCgttattatttatttcattatgtcAAAAGACCAGAAGCTGGAAACAttgttttttttcattcttttcttattaAGAAGTCATAAGTAGTGATGAATCAAACGGACCGTTCTTGCTCCATTAAAATCCGTGTAGCTGTCAGCTTAAATGGTACAATAGTTGTTTATTCTCACCCGGTAGCTGCTTTAGatctgaaaaattatttctattactttcaaaaatacttattttgtCCCTAAAATCTAATCAAACacgttatttttttaaaataagtattttttgagaaaaataagctCAGTTAAACAAGTAATTAAGACTAGGAGGGTGTACTCTTGTTTGACTAATCTCTCTTCTTCGGACATCATTTCCCAAATTAACAACACAAAGATGAAAGATAAACTCTCTCTTTGTTCTCTGCCCCTGTTAAAAACTTTGTAGTTCATCATCTTCATCGATTTAATTTTTCTGCCATTCCTTCACTTTTatcaacaaaaaattattttaaaaaaaattaacagtATGCCCCTTCCCGTGCCTAACTTTGGAAAGTGAGTAAAAGCCAGCTGCTACTGCTGCTACCCTGTATTACTACTACTTTTAGTAATTTCCCTTTTTGTGGCCTATTTCAAGATTCATACACACAAAGCCTAAAAGCTTGGATCCAAATATCCAGCTTTATGTTCTGTCATACACAGTCTTTTTTTGGTCTGCAAATAATAACAAGTTTGTTGTAGAGTTGAAAAAAGTTGTAGTAATTTAGTTGGTGATGGGTTCGAAGCCGTGGCTACATCCGGCTCCAACCTATCGTATATTAGAGACGTTTTGGGATACAGATGAAGATGCCCCAGGTCCACGTTGTGGTCATACGCTTACTGCTATAGCTGCTACCAAGACTCATGGTCCAAGACTCATACTCTTTGGTGGTGCCACTGCTATTGAGGGTGGCAGTGGTGCTGCCCCTGGCATAAGTAATTCTAATTCTTCTCTTCTGACCCAATTGTTACTTTTGTCTAAAGATTGATTCtttgttgtttcttgaattgaCACTTTGCTTAATTGGTATGAATCTTGATTAGGGCTGGCTGGTGTAACCAATTGTATTCATTCATATGATGTTCTTACCAGAAAATGGACCaggtttgtgtgtgtgtgttgtacaTCTCTAATTCTTCTAGGATCTGCTTCCATcttcctctcctttttttttttttgggtggatGGGTTTAAACAGGGATTTGGAAACTATTTTTATAGTGGTGGTAATGATTTAGTGTTTCTTGAATTAACCAGACTTAGACCTGCTGGTGAGCCACCTTCACCAAGAGCTGCACATGCTGCTGCTGCTGTTGGAACAATGGTTGTATTTCAGGTGATTAGAAGAGAAATGGAAGTGTATCGGTTGTATTGTTAGTATTAAAATGATCATTAGAAACAATAACTACTAATATCTATTCCTATTGTTTTTTTGTTACTAGGGTGGGATAGGACCAGCAGGGCATTCAACTGATGATCTTTATGTGCTTGATTTGACAAATGACAAATTCAAGTGGCACAGGTTAGCTTCTGGATATGCAGTTGAATTTCTTCTCCctttttcaattattatacAGCTCTTGGTCCATGACTAATTACCTTGTTTGTTTCTAGAGTTGTTGTTCAAGGTCAAGGTCCTGGACCGCGGTATGGCCATGTAATGGACTTGGTTGCACAAAGATATCTGGTATCCGTCAGTGGCAATGATGGTGAGCACAATATTTAGGGTTTTAGGGCAAatcaaagcaagaaaatatataaatgcactGGCTAGTTTAACCCCCTCCCCAAAAAATAGAGAAGATGTAAGAGCAAAAAATACCCAAAGTAAACTCTGATTTTATA
This portion of the Lycium ferocissimum isolate CSIRO_LF1 chromosome 1, AGI_CSIRO_Lferr_CH_V1, whole genome shotgun sequence genome encodes:
- the LOC132062183 gene encoding serine/threonine-protein phosphatase BSL1-like, whose protein sequence is MGSKPWLHPAPTYRILETFWDTDEDAPGPRCGHTLTAIAATKTHGPRLILFGGATAIEGGSGAAPGIRLAGVTNCIHSYDVLTRKWTRLRPAGEPPSPRAAHAAAAVGTMVVFQGGIGPAGHSTDDLYVLDLTNDKFKWHRVVVQGQGPGPRYGHVMDLVAQRYLVSVSGNDGEHNI